A window of Micrococcus endophyticus contains these coding sequences:
- a CDS encoding potassium channel family protein codes for MADPQRTDPNAPVLVVGLGRFGAATAEELVAQGREVLAIERDPVLVQRYAPSLTHVVEADATDPEALRQLGAQDFSTAVVGVGTSIEASVLITANLVDLEIQHIWVKAISEAHGTILKRIGANHVIFPEHDAGVRAAHLVNGRMLDFIEFDDDFAIVKMYPPAECVGFTLSESHVRSKYGVTVVGVKTPGEDFTYAQPDTRVGARDTLIVSGHTDLIDRFAARP; via the coding sequence TTGGCTGACCCGCAGCGCACCGATCCCAACGCCCCCGTGCTCGTGGTGGGGCTGGGCCGCTTCGGCGCGGCCACGGCCGAGGAGCTCGTGGCCCAGGGCCGCGAGGTGCTCGCCATCGAGCGGGACCCCGTGCTGGTCCAGCGCTACGCGCCGTCCCTGACGCACGTGGTGGAGGCGGACGCCACGGACCCGGAGGCGCTGCGCCAGCTCGGCGCGCAGGACTTCTCCACGGCGGTGGTCGGCGTGGGCACCTCCATCGAGGCCTCGGTGCTCATCACCGCGAACCTCGTGGACCTGGAGATCCAGCACATCTGGGTGAAGGCCATCAGCGAGGCCCACGGCACGATCCTCAAGCGGATCGGCGCGAACCACGTGATCTTCCCCGAGCACGACGCCGGCGTGCGCGCCGCCCACCTGGTGAACGGGCGCATGCTGGACTTCATCGAGTTCGACGACGACTTCGCGATCGTGAAGATGTACCCGCCGGCCGAGTGCGTGGGCTTCACGCTCAGCGAGTCCCACGTCCGCTCCAAGTACGGCGTGACCGTGGTGGGCGTGAAGACCCCCGGCGAGGACTTCACCTACGCCCAGCCGGACACCCGCGTGGGCGCCCGGGACACGCTCATCGTCTCCGGTCACACCGACCTGATCGACCGGTTCGCGGCCCGGCCCTGA
- a CDS encoding sugar phosphate isomerase/epimerase family protein: MAGSTAHLAPAPRFGSDIPVTLSSSSVFPLGTQDVFATAQDLGYDGVEVMVTHNAWSQDADRLKRLSARHGMPIDSIHAPTLLFTQQVWGSAWSKIRRSVELAQAVGAPVVVAHPPFRWQGTYASGFAEGIHEIMADTGVVIAVENMYPWRAYGREATMYLPHWDPMPEPYEHVCWDFSHAAIAREDSLEALRRLGSRVRHIHLTDGNDSGKDDHLVPGEGTQKVAESLRHLAADGFAGTVCVEVGTRGVEYAGQREEKLAASLAFAREHLAAGGTKDDDGAPGA; the protein is encoded by the coding sequence ATGGCCGGCTCCACCGCCCACCTGGCCCCCGCCCCGCGCTTCGGCTCGGACATCCCCGTGACCCTCTCCTCGTCCTCGGTGTTCCCGCTGGGCACGCAGGACGTATTCGCCACCGCGCAGGACCTGGGCTACGACGGCGTGGAGGTCATGGTCACCCACAACGCGTGGAGCCAGGACGCGGACCGCCTGAAGCGGCTCTCGGCCCGCCACGGCATGCCGATCGACTCCATCCACGCCCCCACGCTGCTGTTCACCCAGCAGGTGTGGGGCTCGGCGTGGTCCAAGATCCGCCGCTCCGTGGAGCTCGCGCAGGCGGTGGGCGCCCCCGTGGTGGTGGCGCACCCGCCGTTCCGCTGGCAGGGCACCTACGCCTCGGGCTTCGCCGAGGGCATCCACGAGATCATGGCGGACACCGGCGTGGTGATCGCCGTGGAGAACATGTACCCGTGGCGCGCGTACGGCCGCGAGGCCACCATGTACCTGCCGCACTGGGACCCCATGCCCGAGCCCTACGAGCACGTGTGCTGGGACTTCTCGCACGCGGCCATCGCACGCGAGGACTCCCTGGAGGCGCTGCGCCGGCTGGGCTCGCGGGTCCGCCACATCCACCTCACGGACGGCAACGACTCCGGCAAGGACGACCACCTCGTCCCCGGCGAGGGCACCCAGAAGGTGGCCGAGTCGCTGCGCCACCTGGCCGCGGACGGCTTCGCCGGCACCGTGTGCGTGGAGGTGGGCACGCGCGGCGTGGAGTACGCCGGGCAGCGCGAGGAGAAGCTGGCCGCCTCGCTCGCGTTCGCGCGCGAGCACCTGGCGGCCGGCGGGACGAAGGACGACGACGGCGCACCGGGCGCCTGA
- a CDS encoding AAA family ATPase: MLLLLFGPPAVGKMTVGRAVASASSFRLFHNHMTIEPLIEVFGHGTEPFHLLNEEFRLRVLQEAARTGTDLVFTLVWDVEDPQDAALLADYAALFEEAAFVELRADLPTRLARNRTAERLAHKASKRDLEWSDRNVREMEAGWTMTTADGPHAAAGLLGAHPHLVLETGGLTPSESAARILQWLEGVRVRGRAS; this comes from the coding sequence ATGCTGCTGCTGCTCTTCGGCCCGCCCGCCGTCGGGAAGATGACGGTGGGCCGCGCCGTGGCCTCCGCCTCCTCGTTCCGCCTGTTCCACAACCACATGACGATCGAGCCGCTGATCGAGGTCTTCGGCCACGGCACCGAGCCGTTCCACCTGCTCAACGAGGAGTTCCGGCTGCGCGTGCTGCAGGAGGCCGCCCGCACGGGGACCGACCTCGTGTTCACCCTCGTGTGGGACGTGGAGGATCCGCAGGACGCCGCCCTGCTGGCGGACTACGCGGCGCTCTTCGAGGAGGCGGCCTTCGTGGAGCTCCGCGCGGACCTCCCGACCCGGCTGGCCCGGAACCGGACGGCCGAGCGCCTCGCGCACAAGGCCTCCAAGCGGGACCTGGAGTGGTCGGACCGCAACGTGCGGGAGATGGAGGCCGGCTGGACCATGACCACCGCGGACGGCCCGCACGCCGCGGCCGGCCTGCTGGGGGCGCATCCGCACCTGGTGCTCGAGACCGGCGGCCTCACCCCGTCCGAGTCCGCGGCGCGGATCCTCCAGTGGCTGGAGGGCGTGCGCGTCCGCGGCCGCGCGTCGTAG
- the proC gene encoding pyrroline-5-carboxylate reductase, producing the protein MKLTILGLGTMTGAILTGAIEAGAVRAEDVRATTRSAASAERARGRHPGVEVLAAEEDPQANVRAVEGADVVLLGVKPKDMAATAAEVAQALPEAATVVSVAAGVRAETLAAALREGQPLVRTMPNTPLTVGSGVVGVAPAAGVTDAQAEAVEALFAGSGLVVRVAEEQLAAVVAAAGSAPAYVFLLAEAIARHAEELGLDRSDAEAMAAATVKGAGLMLQRGIREGDQTAEDLRRGVMSPGGTTEQAIRTFQEGGFERLVADAMDAAARRDEEMGREFAG; encoded by the coding sequence GTGAAGCTGACCATCCTGGGCCTGGGGACCATGACGGGCGCCATCCTGACCGGCGCCATCGAGGCGGGCGCCGTGCGCGCCGAGGACGTGCGCGCCACCACCCGCTCCGCCGCCTCGGCCGAGCGCGCCCGCGGCCGGCACCCCGGCGTGGAGGTGCTCGCCGCCGAGGAGGACCCGCAGGCGAACGTGCGGGCCGTGGAGGGCGCGGACGTGGTGCTGCTCGGGGTGAAGCCCAAGGACATGGCGGCCACCGCCGCCGAGGTGGCCCAGGCCCTGCCGGAGGCCGCCACGGTGGTGTCCGTGGCCGCCGGAGTGCGCGCCGAGACCCTCGCCGCGGCGCTGCGCGAAGGCCAGCCGCTGGTGCGCACCATGCCGAACACCCCGCTCACGGTGGGCTCCGGCGTGGTGGGAGTGGCTCCGGCCGCCGGGGTCACCGACGCCCAGGCCGAGGCCGTGGAGGCGCTGTTCGCCGGGTCCGGGCTCGTGGTGCGCGTGGCCGAGGAGCAGCTCGCGGCCGTGGTGGCCGCCGCCGGCTCCGCCCCCGCCTACGTGTTCCTGCTCGCCGAGGCGATCGCCCGGCACGCCGAGGAGCTCGGCCTGGACCGCTCGGACGCCGAGGCCATGGCGGCGGCCACCGTGAAGGGCGCCGGGCTCATGCTGCAGCGCGGCATCCGGGAGGGCGACCAGACCGCCGAGGACCTGCGCCGCGGCGTCATGAGCCCCGGCGGCACCACCGAGCAGGCGATCCGCACCTTCCAGGAGGGCGGCTTCGAGCGGCTCGTGGCGGACGCCATGGACGCCGCCGCCCGACGGGACGAGGAGATGGGCCGCGAGTTCGCGGGCTGA